A portion of the Mytilus galloprovincialis chromosome 12, xbMytGall1.hap1.1, whole genome shotgun sequence genome contains these proteins:
- the LOC143055567 gene encoding clavesin-2-like — MAEFGWGLSEELKKKAKRELNEDPDEIKDAILGVREQIITRPDITFLRTDDTFILRFLRARKFDTFEAFKLYGRYFEFRQDNPDIFKKFQASEPGIKDALLDGLPGVLPNHDHFGRKIFVLYSANWDNGRYGLDSIYRSILLTLEKLIDEDEAQINGFVIIVDWSQFTFKQSMWLSPKVLKQMIEGLQDCFPARFGAVHFVNQPWYIEAMFKLLKPFLKEKSRDRIHMHGINLGTLHNYIHKEVLPAELGGTLPPYNNLIWAKELIGDESFSFGDKQIYWPDYCFSYKNRSESLPSELLTKAEYEEREVSKDKEDIIKTKPKLTSSKSLGNTRAHLDEEFFLIE; from the exons ATGGCAGAATTTGGTTGGGGTTTATCAGAGGAACTTAAAAAGAAGGCTAAACGGGAGCTAAATGAGGATCCCGATGAAATAAAAGATGCAATACTAGGAGTAAGGGAACAGATTATCACAAGACCAGATATTA CTTTCTTAAGGACAGATGATACTTTTATATTACGATTCCTGCGGGCTAGAAAGTTTGATACATTTGAAGCATTTAAACTGTATGGGAGATATTTTGAATTTCGCCAGGACAATCCAGACATTTTTAAGAAATTCCAGGCATCAGAACCTGGAATTAAGGATGCTTTACTAGATGGTCTTCCAGGTGTTCTTCCAAACCATGACCATTTTGGTcggaaaatatttgttttgtattctgCAAACTGGGACAATGGCCGCTATGGCCTAGATTCTATATACAGATCTATTTTGTTGACGTTAGAAAAGTTGATAGACGAGGATGAGGCTCAGATTAATGGTTTTGTTATAATAGTAGATTGGAGTCAGTTTACTTTTAAGCAGTCAATGTGGTTGAGTCCAAAAGTTCTGAAACAGATGATAGAAGGACTACAG GATTGTTTCCCTGCCAGGTTTGGGGCAGTACATTTTGTTAACCAGCCTTGGTATATAGAAGCCATGTTTAAGTTACTGAAGCCTTTCCTCAAAGAAAAGAGTAGAGATAGG ATCCATATGCATGGTATCAACTTAGGAACCTTACACAACTACATACATAAAGAGGTATTACCTGCTGAGTTAGGAGGAACTTTACCTCCATATAACAACCTCATCTGGGCAAAGGAACTGATAGGTGATGAGAGCTTCAGCTTTGGTGACAAGCAAATATATTGGCCAGATTACTGCTTTTCTTACAA GAACAGATCTGAGTCATTGCCAAGTGAATTGTTAACAAAGGCTGAATATGAAGAAAGAGAAGTTAGTAAAGATAAAGAAGACATTATAAAAACCAAACCAAAGTTGACAAGTAGCAAGTCATTAGGGAATACAAGGGCCCATCTTGATGAAGAATTCTTCCTCATAGAATAG